In one Penaeus chinensis breed Huanghai No. 1 chromosome 33, ASM1920278v2, whole genome shotgun sequence genomic region, the following are encoded:
- the LOC125043162 gene encoding kinesin-like protein KIF21B: protein MKRCVETAVILVMSAVLTATALLMMQPYGMAGVALAFTLAGVYIALMVLLVTVKFCTRDSNAHPDVERQASHLNDAPPPYDQVVTKPPSYRTLFFPSPPRLLAALATNPGLMTPPGDTKTTTGLAASFGAPLSAADGNGLTTPLPTVHGTLPSNYPVTSGGVSTTQDEVRAPSEGDTTERRTGEEGPTAPERAPGSSAPSSPPSRPRTPRRVRFELADSESDGGQESPEPFPDESIAEADSSKS, encoded by the exons ATGAAGAGATGTGTCGAAACCGCAGTGATTTTGGTGATGTCTGCTGTGTTGACTGCTACGGCCCTATTGATGATGCAGCCCTATGGTATGGCGGGGGTGGCTTTGGCCTTCACCCTCGCCGGGGTATACATCGCTCTCATGGTGTTGCTTGTGACCGTTAAGTTCTGTACCCGAGACTCCAACGCACATCCTGACGTCGAGCGGCAG GCAAGCCACCTCAACGACGCCCCGCCCCCATACGACCAGGTAGTCACGAAGCCGCCATCCTACAGGACCCTCTTCTTCCCAAGTCCGCCTCGCCTCCTGGCCGCCCTTGCCACGAATCCCGGACTCATGACTCCGCCAGGAGACACGAAGACAACGACAGGACTTGCAGCCAGTTTCGGCGCCCCTTTGTCCGCGGCGGATGGGAATGGGTTAACTACGCCGCTTCCTACAGTACATGGAACACTTCCTTCCAATTATCCTGTAACGTCAGGGGGTGTTTCTACGACTCAGGATGAAGTGAGAGCTCCTTCAGAGGGAGACACGACAGAACGGAGAACTGGAGAGGAGGGACCGACGGCTCCAGAGAGAGCACCAGGATCGAGCGCCCCGTCCAGTCCCCCGAGCAGACCAAGGACGCCTCGACGTGTTCGTTTCGAGTTGGCGGACTCCGAGTCAGACGGCGGACAAGAGAGTCCTGAGCCTTTTCCTGACGAGTCCATAGCAGAAGCTGACTCATCCAAGTCTTGA